One window of Halopseudomonas maritima genomic DNA carries:
- a CDS encoding beta-ketoacyl-ACP synthase III translates to MHKVVISGTGLFTPSQSISNEELVASYNAYVEQFNAENAAAIEAGTVEALAGSSTEFIEKASGIKSRFVINKSGILDVNRMVPDIPERSDDEQSLLCEMAVKAAHQALEAAGRTVADIDGVIVACSNLPRGYPALAVEVQEALGIDGFGFDMNVACSSATFGIQNAANTVALGQARAVLMVNPEVCTGHMSFRDRDSHFIFGDACTAVVVERAEDAVCEHPYEILGTKLLTKFSNNIRNNFGFLNRCDESGVGARDKLFMQNGRKVFRDVCPMVAELIGEHLGEVGLQVDSVKRFWLHQANLNMNMLIARKLLGRDPSAEEAPVVLDEYANTSSAGSIIAFHKYQNDLPVGSHGVICSFGAGYSIGSVIVRKG, encoded by the coding sequence GTGCACAAAGTCGTGATCAGCGGAACAGGTTTGTTTACCCCCTCCCAGAGCATCAGCAACGAAGAGCTGGTCGCCAGTTACAACGCCTATGTCGAGCAGTTCAACGCCGAGAATGCCGCTGCCATCGAAGCCGGCACTGTTGAAGCGCTGGCAGGCTCCAGCACCGAATTTATCGAAAAAGCGTCCGGCATCAAGAGCCGCTTTGTGATTAACAAAAGCGGCATTCTGGATGTAAACCGTATGGTGCCGGACATTCCCGAGCGCAGTGATGACGAGCAGTCGCTGCTGTGCGAAATGGCCGTCAAGGCAGCCCATCAGGCGCTGGAAGCCGCGGGCCGCACTGTCGCAGATATCGACGGCGTGATCGTTGCCTGCTCCAACCTGCCGCGCGGCTATCCGGCGCTGGCGGTTGAAGTACAGGAAGCCCTGGGTATCGACGGCTTTGGTTTTGACATGAACGTGGCCTGTTCTTCTGCCACCTTTGGCATCCAGAACGCGGCCAATACTGTGGCGCTGGGCCAGGCCCGCGCGGTGCTGATGGTCAACCCGGAAGTCTGCACCGGCCACATGAGCTTCCGTGACCGCGACAGCCACTTCATCTTTGGGGATGCCTGCACCGCCGTGGTGGTCGAGCGCGCTGAAGATGCGGTCTGCGAGCACCCTTACGAGATTCTCGGCACCAAGCTGCTGACCAAGTTCTCCAACAACATCCGCAACAACTTTGGCTTCCTCAACCGCTGCGACGAGTCTGGCGTGGGCGCCCGCGACAAGCTGTTCATGCAGAACGGTCGCAAGGTATTCCGCGATGTCTGCCCGATGGTAGCCGAGCTGATTGGCGAACACCTGGGTGAAGTAGGTCTGCAGGTCGACAGCGTCAAGCGCTTCTGGCTGCACCAGGCTAACCTCAACATGAACATGCTGATCGCACGCAAGCTGCTGGGTCGTGACCCGAGCGCTGAGGAAGCACCAGTGGTGCTGGATGAATACGCCAACACCAGCTCTGCTGGCTCGATCATCGCCTTCCACAAGTATCAGAACGACCTGCCGGTGGGCAGCCACGGTGTGATCTGCTCCTTTGGTGCCGGTTACTCCATCGGTAGCGTGATCGTACGCAAGGGCTGA
- the hrpA gene encoding ATP-dependent RNA helicase HrpA: MSAKNANAPDFSQVMANDRHRLQQQFRKLPADDQGKAAAAWLERFNASSERVAERARLIPKIIYPDALPIADKREQIKAAIAEHQVVVIAGETGSGKTTQLPKICLELGRGTHGLIGHTQPRRLAARSVASRIAEELQTPLGELVGYQVRFTDQTSERSLIKLMTDGILLAETQHDRYLNRYDTLIIDEAHERSLNIDFLLGYLKTILPKRPDLKVIITSATIDLERFSAHFDKAPVIEVSGRTYPVDVWYRPLSAERDEEGNTVEDDLSIDQGIVAALSEIQQFERSQSKTPGDVLVFLPGEREIRDTAEYLRKANLKHTEILPLYARLSAAEQQKIFASHAGRRVVLATNVAETSLTVPGIVYVIDPGEARISRYSPRSKVQRLPVEAVSQASANQRKGRCGRVAPGICVRLYSEDDFNGRPEFTDPEIRRTNLASVILQMLHLRLGRIEDFPFIEPPDGRAISDGFTLLQELGAVERSGAMTDIGRQLARLPVDPRIGRMLLEGAAQQSLAEITVIASALAVQDPRERPLEKQQAADQAHAQWNEEGTDFVAFLNLWNGFEAQRQALTQSQLRSWCRRNFLNYLRLREWRETHRQIRLTCRDLGLEENRQPASHEPVHKALLAGLLSHLGNKTEEGDFLGARQRRFLLHPSSGLAKKKPAWVMVAELTETRRLYGRLAAKIDPTWVEPLAGHLVKTSHSEPHWEKKRGQVVAFEQVSLYGLIIVPRRKVHFGPIDPVTSRELFIRQALVGGEWHGRAAFNKANQHLLAQLDELEAKARKRDIVVDDETLYRFFDQRIPDNIYQLASFERWLKRSSEKEPKLLHMTRDDLLQREASDVSAQLYPDVLRWESVALPLSYHFEPNHEADGVTVRIPASLLRRIDPQRLDWLVPGLLFDKCVALVRALPKAIRKNFVPVPDFVRAALERMPFADGSLTQALGRELTRMTGVRLDDDAWSDTELEDHLRMRIEVVDAAGKPICAGRDYSALCAQIEGLPLQAAPVEQPEQSAPSEAPGSYTLPETLVRKQAGIAVNFYPAWVEQGEEVVEQLFDVPQLAQREHRLGLQRLLLQSPQLNEQARYLRQKLTAIKDAAIYYRDLGTQKQLTDDVLLGAIDRVFLPADAPLPRDAQTLGARLAAGRADWVPACEELAKQVLAILKQWHGLRKRFKGKVELAHALAMNDVREQLNHLIYPGFARAVPGEWLSQYPRYLSAIEQRLDKLPGQVPRDRAWTDELQGLWQQYQALSERWQKEGRWDARLDEWRWMLEEYRVSLFAQQLGTRMPVSGKRLGKLWREIQGGSSQ, from the coding sequence ATGTCAGCCAAAAACGCCAACGCGCCCGATTTTAGCCAGGTCATGGCCAATGACCGTCATCGTTTGCAGCAGCAGTTCAGAAAGCTGCCGGCCGATGACCAAGGCAAGGCAGCGGCGGCCTGGCTGGAGCGTTTCAACGCGTCCAGCGAGCGGGTGGCTGAACGGGCGCGGCTGATCCCCAAGATCATCTATCCCGATGCGTTGCCGATTGCTGACAAGCGCGAGCAGATCAAGGCGGCGATTGCCGAACATCAGGTGGTGGTGATTGCCGGTGAAACCGGCTCGGGCAAAACCACCCAGTTACCCAAGATCTGCCTGGAGCTGGGGCGCGGCACGCATGGTCTGATTGGTCACACCCAGCCGCGTCGGCTGGCGGCGCGCAGTGTGGCATCACGTATTGCCGAAGAGCTGCAGACGCCGCTGGGCGAGCTGGTTGGCTATCAGGTGCGCTTTACCGATCAGACCTCCGAGCGCTCGCTGATCAAGCTGATGACCGACGGTATCCTGCTGGCCGAAACCCAGCACGACCGCTACCTCAACCGCTACGACACGCTGATTATCGATGAGGCCCACGAGCGCAGCCTGAACATCGATTTTCTGCTCGGCTACCTCAAAACCATTCTGCCCAAACGTCCTGATCTCAAGGTCATTATTACCTCGGCGACCATCGACCTGGAACGCTTCTCCGCGCACTTTGACAAGGCGCCGGTGATCGAGGTGTCCGGTCGTACCTACCCGGTGGATGTCTGGTATCGACCGCTCAGTGCCGAGCGCGATGAGGAAGGTAATACCGTTGAGGACGACCTGAGCATTGACCAGGGCATCGTCGCCGCGCTGAGCGAGATTCAGCAGTTTGAGCGCAGCCAGAGCAAGACGCCGGGTGATGTGCTGGTATTCCTGCCGGGCGAGCGGGAGATTCGCGACACCGCCGAGTATCTGCGCAAGGCCAATCTCAAACACACCGAAATCTTGCCGCTGTATGCGCGGCTGTCCGCCGCCGAGCAGCAGAAGATCTTTGCCTCCCACGCTGGACGGCGCGTGGTGCTGGCCACCAACGTGGCGGAAACCTCGCTGACGGTGCCGGGTATCGTCTATGTGATTGATCCGGGTGAGGCGCGTATCAGCCGCTACAGCCCGCGCTCCAAGGTGCAGAGGCTGCCCGTGGAGGCGGTGTCGCAGGCCAGCGCCAATCAGCGCAAGGGCCGCTGCGGCCGGGTGGCGCCCGGTATCTGCGTGCGTTTGTACAGCGAGGATGACTTTAACGGCCGGCCGGAGTTTACCGACCCGGAAATTCGTCGCACCAACCTGGCCTCGGTGATTCTGCAGATGCTGCATTTGCGTCTGGGCCGGATTGAGGACTTTCCGTTTATCGAGCCGCCGGACGGGCGCGCGATCAGCGACGGCTTTACCCTGCTGCAGGAGCTGGGAGCGGTGGAGCGCAGCGGTGCGATGACCGATATCGGCCGCCAACTGGCGCGCCTGCCGGTCGACCCGCGTATTGGCCGTATGCTGCTGGAGGGCGCTGCCCAGCAATCGCTGGCCGAGATCACCGTGATTGCCTCGGCACTGGCCGTGCAGGACCCGCGCGAGCGCCCGCTGGAAAAGCAGCAGGCGGCTGATCAGGCGCACGCCCAATGGAATGAGGAGGGCACCGATTTTGTCGCTTTTCTCAACCTGTGGAACGGTTTTGAGGCCCAGCGCCAGGCGCTGACGCAAAGCCAGCTGCGCAGCTGGTGCCGGCGTAACTTTCTCAACTACCTGCGCCTGCGCGAGTGGCGCGAAACCCATCGCCAGATCCGTCTGACCTGCCGCGACCTGGGATTGGAAGAGAACCGCCAGCCGGCCTCCCATGAGCCGGTCCACAAGGCGTTGCTGGCCGGCTTGCTCAGCCACCTGGGTAACAAGACCGAAGAGGGCGATTTTCTGGGCGCGCGCCAGCGCCGCTTTTTGCTGCATCCATCCTCCGGGTTGGCGAAGAAGAAGCCTGCCTGGGTCATGGTGGCTGAGCTGACCGAAACCCGGCGCCTCTATGGTCGCCTGGCCGCCAAGATTGATCCGACCTGGGTTGAGCCACTGGCCGGGCACCTGGTCAAGACCAGCCACAGTGAGCCGCATTGGGAGAAAAAGCGCGGTCAGGTGGTGGCCTTTGAGCAGGTGTCGCTGTACGGGCTGATCATCGTACCGCGGCGCAAGGTGCACTTTGGCCCGATTGACCCGGTCACCTCGCGTGAGTTGTTTATCCGCCAGGCACTGGTGGGTGGCGAGTGGCATGGCCGTGCGGCGTTCAACAAGGCTAATCAGCACCTGTTGGCTCAGTTGGATGAATTGGAAGCCAAGGCCCGCAAGCGCGATATCGTGGTAGATGACGAAACCCTGTATCGCTTCTTTGATCAGCGCATCCCGGACAACATCTACCAGTTGGCGAGCTTTGAGCGCTGGCTCAAGCGCAGCAGCGAGAAAGAGCCCAAGCTGCTGCACATGACCCGCGATGATCTGCTGCAGCGCGAGGCCAGTGACGTTAGCGCCCAGCTGTACCCGGACGTGCTGCGTTGGGAGTCGGTGGCGCTGCCGCTGAGCTATCACTTTGAGCCCAACCATGAAGCGGACGGCGTGACCGTGCGCATTCCAGCATCCTTGCTGCGCCGCATCGACCCGCAGCGCCTGGACTGGCTGGTGCCGGGCCTGCTGTTCGACAAGTGCGTGGCGCTGGTACGCGCGTTGCCCAAGGCTATTCGCAAGAACTTTGTGCCGGTGCCTGACTTTGTGCGCGCTGCGCTGGAGCGCATGCCCTTTGCCGATGGTAGCCTGACCCAGGCACTTGGCCGTGAGCTGACGCGCATGACCGGCGTGCGGCTGGACGATGACGCCTGGAGCGATACCGAGCTGGAAGACCACCTGCGCATGCGCATCGAAGTGGTGGATGCGGCCGGCAAACCGATTTGCGCCGGGCGCGATTACAGCGCGCTCTGTGCCCAGATTGAGGGCCTGCCGCTGCAGGCAGCGCCGGTGGAGCAGCCGGAGCAAAGCGCTCCCAGCGAGGCGCCGGGTAGCTATACGCTGCCAGAGACGCTGGTGCGCAAGCAGGCGGGTATCGCGGTCAACTTTTACCCGGCCTGGGTGGAGCAGGGCGAAGAGGTGGTCGAGCAGCTGTTTGATGTACCGCAGCTGGCCCAGCGCGAGCACCGCCTTGGTCTGCAGCGTCTGCTGCTGCAAAGCCCGCAGCTCAACGAGCAAGCGCGCTATTTACGTCAGAAGCTGACTGCCATCAAGGACGCGGCTATCTACTACCGCGATCTGGGCACCCAGAAGCAGTTGACCGACGACGTGCTGCTGGGAGCGATAGATCGGGTGTTTTTGCCGGCGGACGCGCCCCTGCCGCGTGATGCGCAAACGCTTGGTGCGCGCCTTGCGGCAGGCCGTGCTGACTGGGTGCCGGCTTGCGAGGAGCTGGCTAAACAGGTTTTGGCGATACTCAAGCAATGGCACGGGCTGCGCAAGCGCTTCAAGGGCAAGGTGGAATTGGCCCACGCGCTGGCAATGAACGATGTGCGTGAACAGCTGAACCACCTGATCTATCCCGGCTTTGCCCGAGCTGTGCCCGGCGAATGGCTGAGCCAGTATCCGCGTTATCTCAGCGCCATCGAGCAGCGCCTGGACAAGCTGCCGGGGCAGGTGCCGCGGGACCGCGCCTGGACCGATGAGCTGCAAGGGTTGTGGCAGCAATATCAGGCTCTGAGCGAGCGCTGGCAGAAAGAAGGACGCTGGGATGCCCGGCTGGATGAGTGGCGCTGGATGCTGGAGGAGTACCGCGTGTCGCTGTTTGCCCAGCAGCTTGGTACGCGTATGCCGGTATCTGGCAAGCGTCTGGGCAAACTGTGGCGCGAGATTCAGGGGGGGAGCAGCCAGTAA
- the fadD1 gene encoding long-chain-fatty-acid--CoA ligase FadD1, translating into MLENFWKDKYPAGVSSEIDPDSYPNVLAVLKDSCQRFANKPAFTNLGKTLTYGELYTLSGHFAAYLQHNSGLQPGDRIAIQMPNVLQYPIAVFGAMRAGFVVVNTNPLYTKREMEHQFNDSGAKALVCLANMAHLAEEVVPKTSVKQVIVTEVGDMLPPLKRVLINSAVKYLKKMVPPYSIPGMVRFNDAMAKGRSLKLAEAAPKGDDIAVLQYTGGTTGVAKGAMLTHRNLVANMLQAKALMGANMTDGEEVVICPLPLYHIYAFTFHCMAMMVSGNHNVLITNPRDIPAFVKELSKFKFTGFVGLNTLFVALCNDASFRALDFSKFKVTLSGGMALQLATAERWKQVTGCEICEGFGMTETSPVATVNPISNIQLGTIGIPVPSTLCKVIDEDGNELPLGERGELCVKGPQVMKGYWQRQEATNEILDAEGWLKTGDIAIIQEDGFLRIVDRKKDMILVSGFNVYPNELEDVMAALPGVQQCAAIGVPDEKSGEAIKVFLVKTADSGLTEEDVKAQMRSNLTAYKVPKYVEFRDSLPTTNVGKILRRELRDEELKKLGKQ; encoded by the coding sequence ATGCTTGAAAATTTCTGGAAGGATAAATACCCGGCGGGCGTTTCTTCAGAGATCGACCCCGATTCATACCCCAACGTTCTCGCGGTCCTGAAAGACTCCTGTCAACGGTTCGCCAACAAGCCCGCCTTTACCAACCTCGGCAAAACCCTCACCTACGGCGAGCTTTACACCTTATCTGGCCATTTTGCTGCTTACCTGCAACACAACAGTGGTCTGCAGCCGGGTGATCGCATCGCCATTCAGATGCCCAACGTGCTGCAGTACCCAATTGCTGTGTTCGGCGCCATGCGTGCCGGCTTTGTAGTGGTTAACACCAACCCGCTGTATACCAAGCGCGAGATGGAGCACCAGTTCAACGACTCCGGTGCCAAGGCGTTGGTATGTCTGGCCAACATGGCCCACCTGGCCGAAGAAGTCGTGCCCAAGACCAGCGTAAAGCAGGTCATTGTCACTGAAGTTGGTGACATGCTGCCGCCGCTCAAGCGCGTGCTGATCAACTCTGCGGTCAAGTATCTGAAGAAGATGGTGCCGCCCTACAGCATTCCCGGCATGGTCCGCTTTAACGATGCCATGGCCAAGGGCCGCAGTCTCAAGCTGGCCGAAGCTGCGCCCAAGGGCGACGATATTGCCGTGCTGCAGTACACCGGCGGCACCACGGGCGTTGCCAAGGGCGCCATGCTGACCCACCGTAACCTGGTGGCCAATATGCTGCAGGCCAAGGCGTTGATGGGCGCGAACATGACGGACGGCGAAGAAGTGGTGATCTGTCCGCTGCCGCTGTATCACATCTACGCGTTCACCTTCCATTGCATGGCAATGATGGTCAGTGGCAACCACAACGTGCTGATCACTAACCCGCGTGATATTCCGGCCTTTGTCAAAGAACTGTCCAAGTTCAAGTTCACTGGCTTTGTTGGCCTGAACACCTTGTTTGTTGCCCTGTGCAATGACGCCAGCTTCCGCGCGCTTGATTTCAGCAAGTTCAAGGTCACTCTGTCTGGCGGTATGGCGCTGCAGCTGGCGACCGCCGAGCGCTGGAAGCAGGTCACAGGCTGTGAAATCTGTGAAGGTTTCGGCATGACCGAAACCAGCCCGGTTGCCACCGTCAACCCGATCAGCAACATCCAGCTCGGCACCATCGGTATTCCGGTGCCCTCGACCCTGTGCAAAGTGATCGACGAAGACGGCAACGAGCTGCCGCTGGGTGAGCGCGGTGAGCTGTGCGTCAAGGGCCCGCAGGTGATGAAGGGCTACTGGCAGCGCCAGGAAGCTACCAACGAGATTCTGGATGCTGAAGGCTGGTTGAAAACCGGTGATATCGCGATCATCCAGGAGGACGGCTTCCTGCGTATTGTGGATCGCAAGAAGGACATGATTCTGGTCTCCGGTTTCAACGTCTATCCCAACGAGCTGGAAGACGTGATGGCCGCCCTGCCAGGTGTGCAACAGTGCGCCGCCATTGGTGTGCCGGATGAGAAGTCCGGTGAGGCGATCAAGGTGTTCCTGGTGAAGACTGCCGATTCCGGTCTGACCGAAGAGGACGTCAAGGCGCAGATGCGTAGCAACCTGACAGCCTACAAGGTGCCCAAGTACGTCGAATTCCGCGACAGCCTGCCCACCACTAACGTCGGCAAGATCCTGCGCCGCGAACTGCGTGACGAAGAGCTGAAGAAACTCGGCAAGCAGTAA
- a CDS encoding long-chain-fatty-acid--CoA ligase has protein sequence MDASFWADKRPQGIPNDIDLSQYSSIIDVFNQACVKHAQLPAFSNMGVTLTYADLDRYSAAFATYLQQHTSLQPGDRIAIQMPNVLQFPIAVFGAMRAGLVVVNTNPLYTAREMRHQFKDSGAKALIYMNMFGHLVEQVLPDTEIEFLFEARLGDLLPGLKGTLINAAVKHVKKMVPSYSLPQAVPFKAALKRSKGQRPTAVTRSLEDVAVLQYTGGTTGVAKGAMLTHGNLVANMLQVHANMQQVDREGKTLAGEPGEVIIAPLPLYHIFAFTVNCMCMMIAGHHNVLITNPRDIPGFIAELKKWQFSSVVGLNTLFVALMEHPDFDKLDFSRLKSTGSGGTALVKATAERWEKRTGCRIGEGYGLTECSPVVTSSPGDGLARIGSVGLPAPGTSLKVIDENGVEQGIGERGELCVKGPQVMKGYWNRPEATDEVLDAEGWFRTGDVAVIDEDGFVSIVDRIKDLIIVSGFNVYPNEIEDVVAAHPKVANAAAIGIPDEKSGEAVKLFVVANDKSLTVDELKEYCRANFTGYKVPKQYEIRESLPMSAVGKILRRELRDE, from the coding sequence ATGGATGCGTCTTTCTGGGCGGACAAGCGGCCGCAGGGTATTCCGAATGATATCGATCTGAGCCAGTACAGCTCGATTATCGATGTATTCAACCAGGCCTGTGTCAAACACGCTCAGCTGCCGGCATTCAGCAACATGGGCGTAACCCTGACCTACGCGGATCTGGATCGCTACTCCGCTGCTTTTGCTACCTACCTGCAGCAGCACACCAGCCTGCAACCCGGTGACCGCATCGCTATTCAGATGCCCAATGTGTTGCAGTTCCCCATTGCGGTGTTTGGTGCCATGCGCGCCGGCCTGGTGGTCGTCAACACCAACCCGCTGTACACCGCCCGTGAAATGCGTCACCAGTTCAAGGACTCCGGTGCCAAGGCGCTTATCTACATGAACATGTTTGGTCATCTGGTAGAGCAGGTATTGCCGGATACCGAAATCGAGTTTCTCTTTGAGGCGCGGCTGGGCGATCTGTTGCCGGGTCTCAAGGGCACGTTGATCAACGCGGCGGTCAAGCACGTCAAGAAGATGGTGCCGAGCTACTCGCTGCCCCAGGCGGTGCCGTTCAAGGCGGCGCTCAAGCGTAGCAAGGGCCAGCGCCCGACCGCCGTCACCCGCAGCCTGGAAGACGTTGCCGTGTTGCAATACACCGGCGGCACTACGGGCGTCGCCAAGGGCGCCATGCTGACCCACGGCAACCTGGTGGCCAACATGTTGCAGGTTCACGCCAACATGCAGCAGGTTGACCGTGAGGGCAAAACCCTCGCCGGTGAGCCGGGTGAGGTGATTATCGCGCCGTTGCCGCTGTACCACATCTTTGCCTTCACCGTTAACTGCATGTGCATGATGATCGCCGGTCACCATAACGTACTGATCACCAATCCGCGTGACATCCCGGGCTTTATTGCCGAGCTGAAAAAGTGGCAGTTTTCCTCGGTGGTGGGCCTGAACACCCTGTTTGTGGCGCTGATGGAGCACCCGGACTTCGACAAACTCGACTTCTCTCGTCTCAAGAGCACTGGTTCCGGCGGCACCGCGCTGGTCAAGGCAACGGCCGAGCGCTGGGAAAAGCGCACGGGCTGCCGTATTGGTGAAGGCTACGGCCTGACCGAGTGCTCCCCGGTAGTCACCTCCAGCCCTGGAGACGGCCTGGCGCGTATCGGATCGGTCGGTCTGCCGGCGCCGGGTACCTCGCTGAAAGTGATCGACGAGAATGGCGTGGAGCAGGGCATTGGCGAGCGCGGTGAGCTGTGCGTCAAGGGCCCGCAGGTGATGAAGGGGTACTGGAATCGCCCGGAAGCGACCGATGAGGTCTTGGATGCAGAGGGTTGGTTCCGCACCGGTGACGTGGCTGTGATTGACGAGGACGGCTTTGTCTCCATCGTGGATCGCATTAAGGACCTGATTATCGTTTCCGGTTTCAACGTCTACCCCAACGAGATCGAGGACGTGGTTGCCGCGCACCCGAAGGTCGCCAACGCAGCGGCAATCGGTATTCCCGACGAGAAGTCCGGCGAGGCGGTCAAGTTGTTCGTTGTGGCCAATGACAAGAGCCTGACCGTCGACGAGCTGAAGGAGTATTGCCGCGCCAACTTCACCGGTTACAAGGTGCCCAAGCAGTACGAGATTCGCGAGTCTCTGCCCATGTCTGCTGTGGGTAAAATCCTGCGCCGCGAACTGCGCGACGAGTGA
- a CDS encoding alpha/beta hydrolase: MQPSSYPQTLSTTDGANLAIHQWTADDTACAQLVICHGMAEHGARYAALAKALNAQGISVQALDLRGHGASTPELPRGVLPASASWSSLVADVALLLQRTKAAHPAQPVILLGHSMGSYLAQSVLIEHSDLVDLAVLSGSHAQPAALSMAAGLIARIEGLLRGAQAPAKVLDRLSFAQYNRVFAPNRTAFDWLSRDHEQVDHYVADPLCGFVLSCHYWRCLAQALVSIQVPQKLAAIRPDLPLLIIGGDADPISAGGGLEKLQRRLRAAGLRQVELRLYPGARHEVFNETNRAEVIDDLLAWLAPHLTALSQRSSTHAEP; this comes from the coding sequence ATGCAGCCTTCCTCCTACCCGCAAACCCTGAGCACCACCGACGGCGCTAACCTGGCTATTCACCAGTGGACAGCCGACGACACCGCCTGCGCGCAACTGGTCATCTGTCACGGCATGGCCGAGCACGGCGCCCGCTATGCCGCTCTGGCTAAGGCGCTGAATGCCCAGGGCATCAGCGTGCAGGCACTGGACCTGCGTGGCCACGGCGCCAGCACCCCCGAGCTGCCGCGCGGCGTACTACCGGCCAGCGCCAGCTGGAGCAGTCTGGTAGCCGATGTTGCCCTGCTGCTGCAACGCACCAAGGCCGCACACCCTGCTCAACCGGTCATTTTGCTGGGACACAGCATGGGGTCGTATCTGGCGCAGAGCGTCTTGATCGAGCACAGCGACCTGGTGGACCTGGCCGTGCTCAGCGGCAGCCACGCCCAACCCGCAGCGCTCAGCATGGCCGCAGGCCTGATTGCACGCATCGAAGGTCTGCTGCGCGGCGCCCAGGCGCCAGCCAAGGTGCTCGATCGACTCTCCTTTGCCCAGTACAACCGCGTCTTCGCTCCCAACCGCACCGCCTTTGACTGGCTCAGCCGAGACCACGAGCAAGTTGACCACTATGTGGCCGACCCCCTGTGCGGTTTTGTACTGAGCTGTCACTACTGGCGCTGCCTTGCACAGGCGCTGGTAAGCATCCAGGTGCCGCAGAAGCTGGCCGCCATACGCCCGGATTTGCCGTTGCTGATTATCGGCGGTGATGCCGACCCCATCAGCGCCGGCGGCGGTCTGGAGAAACTGCAGCGGCGCTTGCGCGCTGCCGGACTGAGGCAGGTAGAATTGCGGCTTTATCCTGGCGCCCGCCACGAGGTTTTCAACGAGACCAATCGAGCCGAGGTTATCGACGACCTTCTCGCGTGGCTGGCCCCTCATCTGACCGCCCTTTCGCAACGGAGCAGCACCCATGCAGAACCTTGA
- a CDS encoding MaoC/PaaZ C-terminal domain-containing protein, with protein MQNLENRTYEELAIGERASLSHQVEERDLLLFAAVSGDVNPVHLDEEFAAATPFKGRIAHGMFSGALISAAIACELPGPGTIYIGQELSFLRPVRLGDTVTIELEILEKLPKNRVKIATRVLNQDGKQVVDGTATVMAPTEKVSIPRPQAPAVQLG; from the coding sequence ATGCAGAACCTTGAAAACCGCACCTACGAAGAATTGGCCATCGGCGAGCGCGCCAGCCTCAGCCACCAGGTAGAAGAACGCGACCTGCTGCTGTTTGCCGCCGTCTCCGGTGACGTCAACCCGGTGCACCTGGACGAGGAGTTTGCCGCTGCCACCCCGTTCAAGGGGCGCATCGCGCACGGCATGTTCTCCGGCGCACTGATCTCTGCCGCCATCGCCTGCGAGCTGCCCGGGCCAGGCACCATCTATATCGGTCAGGAACTGAGCTTTCTGCGCCCGGTACGCCTGGGCGATACCGTCACCATCGAGTTGGAAATTCTGGAAAAGCTGCCGAAGAATCGGGTGAAGATTGCCACCCGCGTGCTCAACCAAGACGGCAAGCAGGTGGTCGACGGCACCGCCACGGTGATGGCGCCGACCGAGAAAGTCAGCATCCCCCGCCCGCAAGCACCCGCAGTGCAGTTGGGGTAA